A genomic region of Amphiura filiformis chromosome 6, Afil_fr2py, whole genome shotgun sequence contains the following coding sequences:
- the LOC140155213 gene encoding LOW QUALITY PROTEIN: transmembrane protein 256 homolog (The sequence of the model RefSeq protein was modified relative to this genomic sequence to represent the inferred CDS: inserted 1 base in 1 codon), whose product MAMAAFRNGKMFVRIAGVSGXSAVGLGTYGAHVLRTKEGLEHEKVTFDSANRYHFFHTLGLLAAPLCRKPMVVGGLMSTGMVLFCVPMYYYAITSDPKLVPFAPYGGTALILAWLAMAL is encoded by the exons ATGGCTATGGCAGCTTTTAGAAACGGGAAAATGTTCGTCCGCATTGCTGGAGTTTCAG CATCAGCAGTAGGTTTAGGAACATATGGAGCCCATG TGTTGAGGACAAAAGAAGGCTTGGAACATGAAAAGGTG ACATTTGACTCGGCAAATAGGTATCACTTCTTTCATACGCTGGGACTTCTGGCAGCACCATTATGTAGAAAACCTATGGTG GTTGGTGGTTTAATGTCAACAGGGATGGTTCTCTTCTGTGTGCCTATGTACTATTATGCAATCACATCAGATCCTAAACTAGTCCCATTTGCACCTTATGGAGGAACTGCCTTGATATTAGCCTGGCTGGCTATGGCATTATAA